One region of Chitinispirillum alkaliphilum genomic DNA includes:
- a CDS encoding Metallo-beta-lactamase family protein, RNA-specific, translated as MQIQFCGAAQTVTGSQVLFSVNGKKILLECGMFQGRRHETYEKNHNFLFNPSEVDVLILSHAHIDHSGNIPNLVKQGFRGSIYATPATVELCKIMLRDSAYLQEKDIEWVNKIRRRQHQPEMVALYSIRDVEAALDMFVGIEFNKSFSIAPGVDAMFRDAGHILGSAGIHLEITEDNKSYRIGFTGDIGRPGMMLTNDPNVLRDLDILIMECTYGNRHHGAIDDVEEELATMVRETAANGGKMIIPSFAVGRTQQLVYVLHKLFNQNRIPDIPVYVDSPLACHATEVFRSYLNYLDRETKRIFLTDKEDPFGYRRLTYVRDAEESKKLNGMSFPHIIISASGMAEGGRVLHHLRNNIHNPRNLVLFVGYAAKDTLARKIMDGEEVVRIFGEEHRVRCKVKMLDTFSAHADRRELLDYVSINSPDRLKDIFLFHGEPEQAIPLIDGLRSKGYENVHYPNIGQVFTFGKGAKAS; from the coding sequence ATGCAAATTCAATTCTGCGGGGCAGCTCAGACGGTAACCGGATCACAGGTGCTATTTTCTGTCAACGGGAAGAAGATTCTTCTGGAGTGTGGAATGTTTCAGGGCAGACGCCATGAGACTTACGAAAAAAACCACAACTTCCTTTTCAACCCATCGGAAGTCGATGTTCTGATTCTAAGTCATGCTCACATAGATCACAGCGGTAATATCCCCAATCTCGTGAAACAGGGGTTCAGAGGCTCTATTTACGCCACTCCCGCAACAGTGGAACTGTGCAAAATAATGTTAAGGGATTCCGCCTACCTCCAGGAGAAAGATATCGAGTGGGTAAACAAAATCCGTCGCCGCCAGCATCAGCCGGAAATGGTTGCGCTATATTCTATCCGTGATGTTGAGGCGGCCTTGGATATGTTTGTAGGTATCGAGTTTAATAAGTCATTTTCCATCGCTCCGGGAGTAGATGCAATGTTCAGGGATGCGGGTCATATACTTGGCTCAGCAGGGATACACCTTGAAATCACAGAAGACAACAAGAGCTACAGAATCGGTTTCACAGGGGATATCGGAAGGCCGGGCATGATGCTTACGAATGATCCCAATGTTCTGCGGGATCTCGATATTCTTATTATGGAGTGTACCTATGGTAATCGTCACCATGGAGCTATTGATGATGTGGAGGAGGAGCTCGCCACCATGGTCAGGGAAACCGCTGCAAATGGCGGCAAAATGATTATCCCCTCGTTTGCAGTAGGCAGAACACAGCAGCTGGTGTATGTGCTTCACAAACTGTTCAACCAAAACCGCATCCCCGATATTCCGGTTTATGTGGACAGTCCTCTGGCCTGTCATGCAACAGAGGTATTCAGATCCTATCTCAATTACCTTGATAGAGAAACAAAAAGGATATTCCTGACAGACAAAGAGGATCCCTTCGGATATCGCAGACTTACTTATGTCCGGGATGCCGAGGAATCAAAAAAACTTAACGGGATGTCCTTTCCCCACATAATTATCTCAGCTTCGGGAATGGCCGAAGGGGGAAGGGTTCTTCATCACCTCAGAAATAATATCCACAACCCAAGAAATCTGGTGCTGTTTGTGGGATATGCAGCAAAAGACACTCTAGCCAGGAAGATAATGGATGGTGAGGAGGTGGTAAGAATATTTGGCGAAGAGCACAGGGTAAGGTGTAAAGTAAAAATGCTTGATACATTCAGTGCGCATGCAGACAGGAGAGAACTTCTCGACTACGTGTCGATAAACTCACCCGACAGGCTCAAAGACATTTTTCTTTTCCACGGTGAGCCAGAGCAGGCCATCCCCCTGATAGATGGTCTGAGATCAAAGGGTTACGAGAACGTGCACTATCCAAACATTGGACAGGTGTTTACCTTCGGAAAGGGTGCAAAGGCATCGTGA
- a CDS encoding glycosyl transferase family 2, whose translation MTDQFKPTISVIIVNYKVPESLCEALKSLRETQLYDQCEIIVVDNASKDNSRSLITETFPEVQWIQLKNNIGFGKACNAGARQARGEFLLLLNPDTMVSKNILVRCIDFIRKKPNVGMIGPKILNPDGSLQASCRRSFPTPSAALFYFSGLSRLFPKSRRLGQYNLTYMNDNESAEVDAISGSFMFMPLSVFREVEGFDERFFMYGEDIDLCWRIRKKGYTIWYHPDIQIIHTKGKSSTKRIIRSRIAFYEAMIIFTKKYRAHHEGFFPKWFIFFGIVLQASFNIGAILLKTATAAITDTILANSALFAVITATSMINNEPSPYIGDSLLKLVVAHLMLTSCFIFSFLYNGIYSRKHYTPKNGLLSGVLASALFLSLVFGARINVIPYQRYGITLLFTSLLMVGWRETLPRFLSRLKRMIFTPSKIIIIGDGPVTSKLITNFEQKKEYTILGIVHDLHEKNDASVDGYPILGSVHNLKSILEQHNIDTIIVATQHPWYSHIIENIAGTNRRNFDIRWVPQHIFPQNGENIPQTIPLYSFS comes from the coding sequence ATGACAGATCAGTTTAAACCTACTATCTCTGTAATCATTGTTAATTATAAGGTTCCCGAAAGTCTTTGCGAAGCACTCAAATCACTTCGGGAAACTCAGCTTTACGATCAATGCGAAATAATTGTCGTTGATAATGCCTCTAAAGACAACTCCCGGTCTCTTATTACCGAAACATTTCCCGAAGTACAGTGGATTCAGCTTAAAAACAATATCGGGTTTGGGAAAGCCTGCAATGCAGGAGCGCGTCAGGCCAGGGGAGAATTTCTCCTGCTGCTTAACCCCGATACAATGGTTTCGAAAAACATCCTTGTCAGATGTATTGATTTCATACGCAAAAAACCCAATGTCGGCATGATCGGACCCAAAATCCTCAATCCCGACGGATCTCTTCAGGCAAGCTGCAGAAGATCCTTTCCTACTCCTTCGGCGGCATTGTTTTATTTCAGCGGACTGAGCAGACTTTTTCCCAAAAGCAGAAGACTGGGGCAGTACAATCTCACCTATATGAATGATAATGAGTCAGCGGAAGTTGATGCCATTTCCGGCTCTTTTATGTTTATGCCACTTTCTGTATTCCGGGAGGTGGAAGGGTTTGATGAACGATTTTTCATGTATGGTGAAGATATTGATCTTTGCTGGCGCATAAGAAAAAAAGGGTACACTATCTGGTACCATCCCGATATCCAAATCATCCACACAAAAGGGAAAAGTTCCACCAAAAGAATTATCAGATCCCGTATCGCATTCTATGAAGCCATGATTATCTTCACCAAGAAATACCGGGCACATCACGAAGGATTTTTTCCTAAATGGTTTATCTTTTTCGGTATCGTTTTGCAGGCTTCATTCAATATTGGCGCAATCCTTCTTAAAACTGCAACTGCAGCCATAACTGATACAATCCTCGCAAACAGCGCTCTATTTGCAGTAATCACAGCAACAAGCATGATTAATAATGAGCCATCCCCTTATATAGGGGATTCACTGCTAAAACTGGTTGTCGCTCACCTTATGCTGACAAGCTGTTTTATATTCTCATTTCTGTACAATGGTATCTATTCACGGAAACACTACACTCCGAAAAACGGACTGCTCTCTGGAGTCCTGGCCTCCGCTCTTTTTCTCTCCCTGGTTTTTGGGGCACGGATAAATGTCATTCCTTATCAGAGATATGGTATCACGCTGCTTTTTACCTCTTTGCTTATGGTGGGATGGAGAGAGACTCTTCCCAGGTTTCTTAGCCGGCTTAAAAGAATGATTTTCACTCCGTCCAAGATAATTATTATCGGGGATGGACCAGTGACATCAAAACTAATCACAAATTTCGAGCAAAAAAAAGAGTACACAATACTTGGTATCGTACACGATCTCCATGAAAAGAATGACGCCTCGGTCGATGGATATCCGATTCTTGGATCGGTTCACAATCTAAAGAGCATTTTGGAACAACACAACATAGACACCATAATTGTTGCCACCCAACACCCCTGGTATTCACACATCATAGAAAATATCGCGGGAACAAACAGGAGAAATTTCGACATTCGCTGGGTACCCCAACATATCTTCCCACAGAATGGTGAAAACATTCCCCAGACAATCCCCCTGTACAGTTTTTCCTGA
- a CDS encoding NUDIX hydrolase, MutT family, which translates to MSTGQSSKPIPVVCALILDKRGRVLAAKRGICQDQCGLWEFPGGKIDEKEQEIKALERELEEELGIKVKVGSRLEPYCHHYPTFTIFLIPYICGISEGVPIPHEHEEIFWVTPLQAAALEWAPADIPILKQYAELFMSRRVFREIEKIN; encoded by the coding sequence GTGAGCACCGGTCAAAGCAGCAAACCGATTCCGGTAGTGTGTGCCCTTATTCTTGACAAGCGTGGCCGTGTTCTGGCTGCTAAAAGGGGAATCTGTCAGGATCAGTGTGGGTTGTGGGAATTTCCGGGAGGAAAAATTGATGAAAAAGAGCAGGAAATCAAGGCACTGGAAAGAGAACTGGAAGAGGAGCTTGGAATAAAAGTTAAGGTGGGGTCAAGGCTTGAACCTTACTGTCATCACTACCCCACCTTTACCATTTTTTTAATACCCTACATCTGCGGTATATCTGAAGGGGTCCCCATTCCTCATGAACATGAGGAGATCTTCTGGGTAACTCCCCTACAGGCTGCAGCCCTGGAATGGGCTCCTGCAGACATCCCCATTCTTAAACAGTATGCAGAGCTTTTTATGAGCCGCAGGGTTTTCAGGGAAATAGAGAAAATTAACTGA
- a CDS encoding Diaminopimelate epimerase, with product MSKTLSFHKMEGLGNDFIVTGDVSAEETEQIRGSFEALCHRRTGIGADGVILVLPSQTADFTMRIFNSDGSEAEMCGNGIRCFAKYLQMHNLTPLQEVKIQTLAGTIMVSPTSNDCYRVNMGKPVLDPSLIPLNTELIGQTKDPFMMREVKCDDKTFKISALSMGNPHAVLYTENLTDQLVNHYGPILESHGIFPRKTNVEFIKVLSDNEIQMRVYERGCGETQACGTGACAAAVSGVINKMHGKKVTVHLLGGDLHIEWQGEETDPVFMTGPAKEVFRGSVKI from the coding sequence ATGTCCAAAACATTATCATTTCATAAGATGGAAGGCCTCGGTAACGATTTTATAGTTACCGGAGATGTCTCTGCAGAAGAAACAGAACAGATCAGAGGATCTTTTGAGGCATTATGCCACCGTAGAACAGGTATCGGTGCAGACGGGGTTATTTTGGTACTTCCATCCCAAACAGCCGATTTCACCATGAGAATCTTCAACTCAGATGGCTCTGAAGCTGAAATGTGTGGTAATGGAATACGATGCTTTGCCAAATATCTTCAAATGCATAACCTCACACCTCTGCAAGAGGTTAAAATTCAAACACTTGCAGGAACCATCATGGTTAGCCCAACCAGTAACGACTGCTACAGGGTAAATATGGGAAAACCTGTGCTTGACCCCTCTCTCATACCACTGAACACAGAGCTGATCGGGCAAACCAAAGATCCTTTCATGATGAGAGAGGTAAAATGCGACGATAAGACATTTAAAATCAGTGCTTTATCAATGGGTAACCCCCATGCGGTCCTCTATACAGAAAATCTTACAGACCAGTTGGTTAATCATTACGGGCCTATCCTTGAAAGCCACGGGATATTTCCGCGCAAAACCAATGTGGAGTTCATTAAGGTGCTGTCAGACAACGAGATACAGATGCGGGTATATGAAAGAGGGTGCGGGGAGACCCAGGCATGCGGCACTGGAGCCTGCGCTGCAGCTGTCAGCGGTGTGATAAACAAAATGCATGGGAAAAAGGTTACTGTTCATCTTCTCGGGGGTGATCTTCATATCGAATGGCAGGGTGAAGAAACAGATCCTGTTTTCATGACCGGTCCGGCAAAAGAAGTTTTCAGGGGAAGTGTGAAGATATGA
- a CDS encoding Dolichol-phosphate mannosyltransferase, whose translation MDLSKALIIIPTYNERENIALLIPEIKKIVPDAHILVVDDSSPDKTSDCVKELSKAIPGVHILDRPRKEGLGKAYISGFKWALERDYELIFEMDADFSHNPQYLPSFIESAKENDLIIGSRYICGVNVVNWPMNRLLLSYFANLFARKLTGIPVKDCTGGFKCFRRKVLESLNLDSIASSGYSFQIELNFFAWKKGFKLKEIPIIFADRQRGVSKMSTKIIREALFLTWKLRLSSRFKTGKKAN comes from the coding sequence ATGGATCTCTCCAAAGCACTGATAATTATCCCAACATACAATGAGCGGGAAAATATCGCTCTTCTGATTCCGGAAATAAAGAAGATTGTCCCTGACGCTCACATTTTGGTTGTCGACGATTCTTCACCGGACAAGACTTCCGATTGTGTGAAAGAGCTCTCAAAAGCTATCCCCGGGGTTCATATTCTCGACAGACCGCGCAAAGAAGGTTTGGGCAAAGCATATATAAGCGGTTTTAAATGGGCTCTTGAGAGAGATTATGAACTTATCTTTGAGATGGATGCAGATTTTTCCCACAACCCTCAGTACCTGCCCAGCTTCATAGAAAGCGCCAAAGAAAATGATCTTATCATCGGCTCCAGGTATATCTGCGGGGTGAATGTTGTCAATTGGCCCATGAACCGTCTTTTACTCAGCTATTTTGCCAACCTTTTTGCCAGAAAACTTACAGGCATACCGGTAAAAGACTGCACCGGCGGTTTTAAATGTTTCAGACGAAAAGTTCTTGAATCCCTGAATCTGGATTCCATTGCTTCGTCCGGGTACTCCTTCCAGATCGAATTGAACTTTTTTGCCTGGAAAAAAGGATTTAAACTTAAAGAGATTCCTATTATTTTCGCAGACCGCCAGCGCGGAGTTTCGAAAATGTCGACTAAAATTATAAGAGAAGCCCTGTTTCTTACATGGAAACTCCGTCTTTCATCACGTTTTAAAACCGGAAAAAAAGCTAATTGA
- a CDS encoding PAS/PAC sensor hybrid histidine kinase, protein MAKQFFHTPVLVASYWGWTYARADNVVIDIITFLGAAVSILVIVMLTIYYRSQKVPEEKRRVGYVLIAVSIPFILGFFSELLIPLFSIRIPELINISFAVMAVIIGHAVNSEKLFSISPGLVASAVIETMSEGVMVLNKRMKIEIINPMLMSMVEMCKADLLGKHGSAVLDFLHDIDSIENHGHKSCVEMKTRLKKSDGKLFPALVSWSVLLDNRGKPRGCAFVIRDITEIESANISLQSAREELEQKVEERTAELTEVNSKLRLENHERIRAERHLKAEQDKLSVTLRSIRDGVIATDKDGMIMLFNDAAAEMTGVEISEACGRHLREVYEVYEITKGERVRHYPENKSDSTDFIFKSYEIHSKQAGMVKTISETSSPINDPTGEYYGSVIVFSDITDRKKIEEELFKSRKLESLSILASGIANEFSTLLSGIITNLFMAKIGLDISSETSQLITAAEKAAFNASGLINQLLTFARSGMPEREITSLKELIENSVGYYMNGLDSEYNLQIDDDLYEVEVDRGQIDQVLNNIILNADQAMPLGGTVTISASNYNDETNPLLQGTAGPPWVKVIISDNGPGIPSDILTRIFDPYFTTRENNVGLGLTMAYSTIRNHGGQITIDSEPGSGTSIQLYFPALIKEKEEEDAGEREKNFEE, encoded by the coding sequence TTGGCAAAGCAGTTTTTCCACACTCCTGTTCTCGTAGCAAGCTATTGGGGATGGACCTATGCGCGTGCTGATAATGTTGTCATAGATATTATCACTTTTCTTGGAGCTGCGGTAAGCATTCTTGTAATTGTAATGCTTACAATCTATTATCGGTCTCAAAAGGTCCCTGAAGAAAAGAGACGTGTCGGGTATGTGCTTATAGCCGTATCAATCCCCTTTATTCTGGGATTTTTTAGTGAGCTGCTGATACCGCTTTTTTCAATCAGAATACCTGAGCTTATAAACATCTCATTTGCAGTGATGGCTGTGATAATCGGGCATGCAGTCAACAGCGAAAAGCTTTTCTCCATCAGCCCCGGCCTGGTTGCCTCAGCAGTGATTGAAACTATGTCCGAGGGAGTCATGGTTTTAAACAAACGCATGAAAATTGAGATCATTAACCCTATGCTTATGTCGATGGTGGAAATGTGCAAAGCAGATCTTTTGGGAAAACATGGCTCAGCTGTGCTTGATTTCCTTCATGATATCGACTCAATTGAGAATCATGGCCACAAAAGCTGTGTGGAGATGAAGACCAGGTTAAAGAAATCGGACGGCAAACTGTTTCCGGCACTTGTGTCCTGGTCTGTATTGCTCGATAATAGGGGTAAACCACGCGGCTGTGCCTTTGTGATAAGAGACATTACAGAGATTGAAAGTGCCAACATTTCTCTTCAGAGTGCAAGGGAGGAGCTTGAACAGAAAGTAGAGGAGCGTACCGCAGAACTGACCGAAGTTAACAGTAAGTTAAGGCTTGAAAATCATGAACGGATTCGGGCTGAGCGTCATCTTAAAGCTGAACAGGATAAACTCTCTGTCACGCTTCGCTCGATAAGAGATGGGGTTATAGCGACCGATAAAGATGGAATGATTATGCTTTTTAACGATGCAGCGGCAGAAATGACCGGGGTTGAGATCTCTGAGGCGTGCGGAAGGCATCTGCGGGAAGTGTATGAGGTGTATGAGATCACAAAAGGAGAGAGGGTCAGGCATTATCCTGAAAACAAATCAGATTCTACAGATTTCATCTTCAAGTCGTATGAAATTCATTCCAAACAGGCTGGTATGGTCAAAACGATCTCTGAAACCAGTTCTCCCATAAACGACCCAACGGGTGAATACTATGGCAGTGTGATAGTTTTCAGTGATATAACAGACAGGAAAAAAATAGAAGAGGAGTTATTCAAATCACGAAAACTGGAATCTCTGAGCATACTGGCAAGTGGTATTGCAAATGAGTTCAGTACTCTTTTGTCGGGTATAATCACCAATCTTTTCATGGCCAAGATCGGGCTCGATATCTCTTCTGAAACAAGCCAGCTGATAACTGCTGCTGAGAAGGCGGCCTTCAATGCCTCGGGTCTTATCAATCAGCTCTTAACGTTTGCCAGGAGTGGAATGCCAGAAAGAGAAATCACCTCACTTAAAGAGCTAATCGAGAATTCTGTTGGATATTATATGAATGGCCTCGATTCTGAGTATAATCTCCAGATCGATGATGATCTGTATGAAGTTGAGGTAGACAGAGGACAGATCGATCAGGTGTTAAACAATATAATACTGAATGCCGATCAGGCTATGCCCCTGGGAGGGACGGTGACAATTTCCGCCTCTAATTATAACGATGAAACTAACCCGCTCCTTCAGGGAACTGCTGGCCCCCCCTGGGTAAAGGTAATCATAAGTGATAACGGACCGGGAATCCCCTCTGATATCTTGACCAGAATATTTGATCCATATTTTACCACCAGGGAGAACAATGTAGGGCTGGGGCTTACAATGGCATATTCCACCATTCGCAATCATGGGGGACAGATCACCATAGACTCAGAGCCGGGCAGTGGAACATCGATCCAACTGTATTTCCCCGCGCTCATTAAAGAGAAAGAAGAGGAGGACGCAGGGGAAAGGGAGAAGAATTTTGAAGAGTAA
- a CDS encoding Transcription accessory protein (S1 RNA-binding domain) — protein MPLDITQQIAEDFSLNLTQTQNTLSLFDEGGTVPFIARYRKEMTGSLDEIQIRDIQHRYTYYKELEERKESILESIKSQGKLTPELQKKIIDTLNKTELEDLYLPYKPKRTTRATKAKEAGLEPLALWLFELNSADADITEKANEFLNPEKEIDTPQKALQGASDILAEQLSDDAEIRKTLRELAIESGNIKSSVKKEFEKQKSKFEMYYDFSEKVSTLPAHRILAMLRGEREKVLRLSLEMPQESALHQLRKALIRFPESSAAQLLESTVQDSYERLLLPATETEIRKEIRDRAEAESFKVFGKNLEALLLSPPAGRKSVIGIDPGFRTGCKVVVVDDTGKFIENCTIYPHEPQNKKDEAKAVILALVQKHKTDLIAIGNGTAGRETEEFIRAVLKDAPKESRPLSLIVNESGASIYSASDTAIKEFPDLDLTVRGAISIARRLQDPLSELVKIDPKSIGVGQYQHDVNQNKLKDELDEVVESCVNRVGVDINLASEELLKFVSGLNRLTASNIVKHRNKNGAFSSRDELMNVSGMGDKKFQLSAGFLRIAGAKNILDNSSVHPERYGLVEKMSQELKTSVRELIGNSVLIRSIKKEQFVSDEVGLPTIEDILKELERPGRDPREEFHYARFNEDINEISDLKEGMILEGTVTNVTNFGAFVDIGVHQDGLVHISQLSNSFVSDPAQVVKVGQVVKVRVISADAELKRISLSMKLEPEQGESARKGPSSFKDKGNRRKEEGKKSTKLKTIKPKINIKRLLP, from the coding sequence ATGCCTTTAGATATTACCCAACAGATCGCAGAGGATTTTTCACTTAACCTTACACAAACCCAAAACACATTGTCTCTTTTTGATGAAGGTGGCACAGTCCCTTTCATAGCCCGATACCGCAAAGAGATGACCGGTTCACTTGACGAAATACAGATCAGGGATATACAGCATCGCTACACTTACTACAAAGAACTTGAAGAGCGCAAAGAGAGCATCCTTGAGAGTATCAAATCCCAGGGAAAGCTTACCCCTGAACTGCAGAAGAAAATAATCGACACACTCAATAAAACTGAGCTTGAAGACCTCTACCTTCCCTACAAACCGAAACGCACCACAAGAGCAACCAAAGCAAAAGAGGCAGGACTTGAGCCTCTCGCCCTGTGGCTTTTTGAGCTCAACTCAGCAGATGCCGATATCACAGAAAAAGCAAATGAGTTTCTCAATCCGGAAAAAGAGATCGACACTCCCCAGAAAGCACTCCAGGGAGCAAGCGACATCCTCGCAGAGCAGCTTTCTGATGATGCAGAGATAAGAAAAACTCTCAGAGAGCTTGCAATCGAATCGGGAAATATCAAAAGCAGTGTTAAAAAAGAGTTTGAGAAGCAGAAAAGCAAATTTGAAATGTATTATGATTTCAGCGAAAAAGTCAGCACTCTTCCTGCTCACCGAATTTTGGCGATGCTCCGCGGAGAACGGGAAAAGGTGCTTCGCCTATCACTTGAAATGCCCCAGGAATCCGCACTCCATCAGCTTAGAAAGGCACTGATCCGATTCCCTGAAAGTTCTGCGGCACAACTGCTCGAATCAACCGTACAGGACAGCTATGAACGCCTGCTTCTTCCCGCCACTGAAACAGAGATCAGAAAAGAGATCAGAGACAGGGCAGAGGCTGAATCCTTCAAAGTGTTTGGAAAGAACCTTGAAGCACTTCTGCTTTCCCCACCGGCAGGAAGAAAATCTGTTATCGGAATCGACCCGGGATTCAGGACTGGCTGCAAGGTTGTGGTCGTTGATGACACCGGGAAGTTTATTGAAAACTGTACAATCTATCCACACGAACCACAAAACAAAAAAGATGAAGCCAAAGCTGTTATTCTTGCACTTGTACAGAAACACAAAACAGATCTCATAGCCATCGGAAACGGAACAGCCGGAAGAGAAACAGAAGAGTTTATACGTGCTGTTTTAAAGGATGCCCCGAAAGAATCAAGACCTCTCAGTCTCATTGTCAATGAGTCTGGAGCAAGTATCTACAGCGCTTCCGATACAGCGATCAAGGAGTTTCCAGATCTGGACCTTACAGTCAGAGGAGCAATCTCTATAGCACGCAGACTTCAGGACCCTTTGTCCGAGCTGGTAAAAATTGATCCCAAGTCAATAGGAGTTGGTCAGTATCAGCACGACGTGAACCAGAATAAACTCAAGGATGAACTCGATGAAGTTGTGGAGAGCTGTGTAAACAGGGTAGGGGTGGATATAAACCTGGCTTCCGAAGAGTTATTAAAATTCGTTTCGGGCCTCAACCGTCTTACAGCTTCGAATATCGTGAAGCACAGAAATAAAAATGGTGCATTCAGCAGCCGTGATGAACTGATGAATGTTTCCGGTATGGGGGATAAAAAATTCCAGCTCTCTGCCGGGTTTTTAAGAATAGCCGGTGCGAAGAACATTTTGGACAATTCATCTGTTCATCCTGAAAGATATGGGTTAGTCGAGAAAATGTCCCAGGAGCTTAAGACTTCGGTTCGTGAGCTTATAGGGAATTCCGTTTTGATAAGAAGTATAAAAAAGGAACAGTTTGTAAGCGATGAAGTAGGGCTTCCTACAATAGAGGACATATTGAAGGAGTTGGAGCGTCCAGGAAGAGATCCCAGGGAAGAGTTCCATTATGCCCGCTTCAATGAGGATATAAATGAAATTTCAGACCTTAAAGAGGGAATGATTCTCGAGGGAACTGTGACAAACGTTACCAATTTCGGAGCATTCGTTGATATCGGAGTGCACCAGGATGGCCTTGTTCACATCTCACAGCTATCAAACAGTTTTGTTTCCGATCCCGCCCAGGTTGTCAAAGTTGGTCAGGTCGTAAAGGTGAGAGTTATAAGCGCCGATGCAGAGCTGAAAAGAATTTCCCTTTCCATGAAACTTGAGCCTGAGCAGGGTGAGAGTGCAAGAAAAGGACCTTCATCTTTTAAGGATAAAGGTAACAGGAGAAAAGAAGAGGGAAAAAAGAGTACCAAACTTAAGACAATTAAACCAAAAATAAATATTAAGCGTCTTTTACCCTGA